A portion of the Ricinus communis isolate WT05 ecotype wild-type chromosome 10, ASM1957865v1, whole genome shotgun sequence genome contains these proteins:
- the LOC8261812 gene encoding transcription factor MYB105 isoform X2 — MSLVQHQRSDNNNGFNGYQDINFLTPASTSQLSLSNTFGLENKNPQMGFQILSHSMDLNGKSCTTVQQVAESRGTKRTNEESDELFIVQKKSNLSLSLSEEEELKISVPAKTGHTKLCARGHWRPAEDAKLKELVAQYGPQNWNLIAENLEGRSGKSCRLRWFNQLDPRINRRAFTEEEEERLLAAHRLYGNKWAMIARLFPGRTDNAVKNHWHVIMARKHREQSSIYRRRKPTSTSSHQILTPEKRLDVVTLQNNNNNNNNNACSESTTISSTLDESAVSTCTDLSLTPSSAKAPPRLFTRFSPPQETHKHIMEKEEVAMRENGEFNKLCGGKVLYENGSVGVITIGVDQSGQSDSNSEVSATESVGTNRINPSLSRSGSADDNEKYGNDKINVPFIDFLGVGAT; from the exons ATGAGTCTTGTACAACACCAGAGGagtgataataataatggttTCAATGGGTATCAAGATATAAACTTTTTGACTCCTGCTTCTACTTCTCAACTTTCTCTCTCCAACACATTTGGTCTGGAAAACAAAAATCCTCAAATGGGTTTTCAGATTTTGAGTCACTCTATGGACCTAAATGGGAAATCATGTACTACCGTTCAACAGGTAGCAGAAAGCAGGGGAACTAAGAGAACTAACGAAGAAAGTGATGAGCTTTTTATTGTTCAGAAGAAGAGTAATTTGTCTTTGAGTTTAAGTGAAGAAGAGGAGCTGAAAATCTCTGTTCCTGCTAAAACTGGCCACACAAAGCTTTGTGCCAGAGGCCATTGGAGACCAGCTGAAGATGCTAAGCTCAAAGAGCTTGTGGCCCAATATGGTCCTCAAAACTGGAATTTGATTGCTGAGAATCTTGAAGGAAGATCAG GAAAGAGCTGTAGATTAAGGTGGTTTAACCAGCTGGATCCAAGAATCAACAGGAGGGCTTTCactgaggaagaagaagaaagactCTTAGCTGCTCATAGACTATATGGTAACAAATGGGCAATGATTGCTAGACTATTTCCTGGTAGGACTGACAATGCAGTGAAGAATCATTGGCATGTGATCATGGCAAGAAAACATAGAGAACAGTCTAGCATTTACAGGAGGAGGAAACCCACTTCAACTTCTTCTCATCAAATCCTCACACCAGAAAAAAGACTCGATGTGGTCACTTTgcaaaacaataataataataataataataatgcttgCAGTGAATCAACAACCATTTCTAGTACCCTGGATGAATCAGCTGTCTCAACATGCACTGATCTCTCTCTCACTCCTTCTTCAGCCAAAGCACCGCCAAGACTTTTTACTAGGTTCAGTCCGCCCCAAGAAACACATAAACACATTATGg AAAAAGAGGAGGTGGCAATGAGAGAGAATGGAGAATTTAACAAGCTGTGCGGTGGCAAAGTGTTGTATGAAAATGGGTCCGTAGGAGTAATTACAATAGGGGTGGACCAAAGTGGTCAGTCAGATTCAAACTCGGAAGTGTCTGCAACTGAGTCAGTTGGCACAAACAGAATCAATCCCTCTCTCTCAAGGTCAGGCTCAGCTGATGACAATGAAAAATATGGGAATGATAAAATCAACGTGCCCTTTATTGACTTCCTCGGGGTAGGAGCTACATGA
- the LOC8261812 gene encoding transcription factor CSA isoform X1, whose product MSLVQHQRSDNNNGFNGYQDINFLTPASTSQLSLSNTFGLENKNPQMGFQILSHSMDLNGKSCTTVQQVAESRGTKRTNEESDELFIVQKKSNLSLSLSEEEELKISVPAKTGHTKLCARGHWRPAEDAKLKELVAQYGPQNWNLIAENLEGRSGKSCRLRWFNQLDPRINRRAFTEEEEERLLAAHRLYGNKWAMIARLFPGRTDNAVKNHWHVIMARKHREQSSIYRRRKPTSTSSHQILTPEKRLDVVTLQNNNNNNNNNACSESTTISSTLDESAVSTCTDLSLTPSSAKAPPRLFTRFSPPQETHKHIMAEKEEVAMRENGEFNKLCGGKVLYENGSVGVITIGVDQSGQSDSNSEVSATESVGTNRINPSLSRSGSADDNEKYGNDKINVPFIDFLGVGAT is encoded by the exons ATGAGTCTTGTACAACACCAGAGGagtgataataataatggttTCAATGGGTATCAAGATATAAACTTTTTGACTCCTGCTTCTACTTCTCAACTTTCTCTCTCCAACACATTTGGTCTGGAAAACAAAAATCCTCAAATGGGTTTTCAGATTTTGAGTCACTCTATGGACCTAAATGGGAAATCATGTACTACCGTTCAACAGGTAGCAGAAAGCAGGGGAACTAAGAGAACTAACGAAGAAAGTGATGAGCTTTTTATTGTTCAGAAGAAGAGTAATTTGTCTTTGAGTTTAAGTGAAGAAGAGGAGCTGAAAATCTCTGTTCCTGCTAAAACTGGCCACACAAAGCTTTGTGCCAGAGGCCATTGGAGACCAGCTGAAGATGCTAAGCTCAAAGAGCTTGTGGCCCAATATGGTCCTCAAAACTGGAATTTGATTGCTGAGAATCTTGAAGGAAGATCAG GAAAGAGCTGTAGATTAAGGTGGTTTAACCAGCTGGATCCAAGAATCAACAGGAGGGCTTTCactgaggaagaagaagaaagactCTTAGCTGCTCATAGACTATATGGTAACAAATGGGCAATGATTGCTAGACTATTTCCTGGTAGGACTGACAATGCAGTGAAGAATCATTGGCATGTGATCATGGCAAGAAAACATAGAGAACAGTCTAGCATTTACAGGAGGAGGAAACCCACTTCAACTTCTTCTCATCAAATCCTCACACCAGAAAAAAGACTCGATGTGGTCACTTTgcaaaacaataataataataataataataatgcttgCAGTGAATCAACAACCATTTCTAGTACCCTGGATGAATCAGCTGTCTCAACATGCACTGATCTCTCTCTCACTCCTTCTTCAGCCAAAGCACCGCCAAGACTTTTTACTAGGTTCAGTCCGCCCCAAGAAACACATAAACACATTATGg CAGAAAAAGAGGAGGTGGCAATGAGAGAGAATGGAGAATTTAACAAGCTGTGCGGTGGCAAAGTGTTGTATGAAAATGGGTCCGTAGGAGTAATTACAATAGGGGTGGACCAAAGTGGTCAGTCAGATTCAAACTCGGAAGTGTCTGCAACTGAGTCAGTTGGCACAAACAGAATCAATCCCTCTCTCTCAAGGTCAGGCTCAGCTGATGACAATGAAAAATATGGGAATGATAAAATCAACGTGCCCTTTATTGACTTCCTCGGGGTAGGAGCTACATGA
- the LOC8282397 gene encoding WUSCHEL-related homeobox 11 isoform X2 encodes MHSFLCVSVFMCQKNCCFLVYYFFKNLVFSINSIFFSFSLLSFTAMEDNQGQDSNNSPRNQGTERSEPVRSRWTPKPEQILILESIFNSGMVNPPKDETVRIRKLLEKFGSVGDANVFYWFQNRRSRSRRRQRQMQATLAEEQRNQQAQASGGAIQYDGGSTSSLGFANSSSFSAVSVSPPPFVVGSSTTSCGLVACGGEDGVANNLYSIPNQMGFQEMGHTSGISSILCPTETSNLNYQTGFITVFINGVPTEVPRGPLDMKAMFGQDVVLVHSSGMPVPTNEFGFLMHSLQHGESYFLVSRPT; translated from the exons TTAGCATCAAcagcattttcttttctttttctttgctatCTTTCACAGCAATGGAAGATAATCAAGGTCAAGACTCGAATAATAGTCCAAGAAACCAAGGGACTGAGAGAAGTGAACCAGTTAGGTCAAGATGGACTCCAAAGCCAGAGCAAATCTTGATTCTTGAATCCATCTTTAATAGTGGAATGGTAAATCCACCTAAAGATGAAACTGTTAGAATAAGGAAACTTCTTGAGAAGTTTGGTTCTGTTGGAGATGCGAATGTTTTTTACTGGTTTCAAAACAGAAGGTCAAGATCTCGCCGCCGGCAACGCCAGATGCAGGCTACTCTTGCtgaagaacaaagaaatcaACAAGCTCAAGCTAGTGGTGGTGCAATTCAATATGATGGTGGCAGCACATCTTCTTTGGGTTTTgcaaattcttcttctttcagtGCTGTTTCTGTATCTCCTCCTCCTTTTGTTGTTGGTTCCTCTACCACTTCTTGTGGACTTGTTGCTTGTGGTGGCGAAGATGGTGTAGCGAATAATCTCTATTCAATCCCTAATCAAATGGGTTTTCAAGAAATGGGGCATACATCTGGTATATCTTCAATTTTATGCCCAACAGAAACTTCAAATTTGAATTACCAAACTG GATTCATTACAGTTTTTATCAATGGAGTTCCAACAGAAGTTCCAAGAGGGCCATTGGACATGAAAGCAATGTTTGGTCAAGATGTAGTGTTGGTTCATTCCTCTGGAATGCCTGTACCCACTAATGAATTTGGATTTCTAATGCACAGCTTGCAGCACGGCGAAAGCTATTTCCTG GTTTCAAGACCAACATAA
- the LOC8282397 gene encoding WUSCHEL-related homeobox 11 isoform X4, translating into MEDNQGQDSNNSPRNQGTERSEPVRSRWTPKPEQILILESIFNSGMVNPPKDETVRIRKLLEKFGSVGDANVFYWFQNRRSRSRRRQRQMQATLAEEQRNQQAQASGGAIQYDGGSTSSLGFANSSSFSAVSVSPPPFVVGSSTTSCGLVACGGEDGVANNLYSIPNQMGFQEMGHTSGISSILCPTETSNLNYQTGFITVFINGVPTEVPRGPLDMKAMFGQDVVLVHSSGMPVPTNEFGFLMHSLQHGESYFLVNIVGS; encoded by the exons ATGGAAGATAATCAAGGTCAAGACTCGAATAATAGTCCAAGAAACCAAGGGACTGAGAGAAGTGAACCAGTTAGGTCAAGATGGACTCCAAAGCCAGAGCAAATCTTGATTCTTGAATCCATCTTTAATAGTGGAATGGTAAATCCACCTAAAGATGAAACTGTTAGAATAAGGAAACTTCTTGAGAAGTTTGGTTCTGTTGGAGATGCGAATGTTTTTTACTGGTTTCAAAACAGAAGGTCAAGATCTCGCCGCCGGCAACGCCAGATGCAGGCTACTCTTGCtgaagaacaaagaaatcaACAAGCTCAAGCTAGTGGTGGTGCAATTCAATATGATGGTGGCAGCACATCTTCTTTGGGTTTTgcaaattcttcttctttcagtGCTGTTTCTGTATCTCCTCCTCCTTTTGTTGTTGGTTCCTCTACCACTTCTTGTGGACTTGTTGCTTGTGGTGGCGAAGATGGTGTAGCGAATAATCTCTATTCAATCCCTAATCAAATGGGTTTTCAAGAAATGGGGCATACATCTGGTATATCTTCAATTTTATGCCCAACAGAAACTTCAAATTTGAATTACCAAACTG GATTCATTACAGTTTTTATCAATGGAGTTCCAACAGAAGTTCCAAGAGGGCCATTGGACATGAAAGCAATGTTTGGTCAAGATGTAGTGTTGGTTCATTCCTCTGGAATGCCTGTACCCACTAATGAATTTGGATTTCTAATGCACAGCTTGCAGCACGGCGAAAGCTATTTCCTGGTAAACATCGTGGGAAGCTAA
- the LOC8282397 gene encoding WUSCHEL-related homeobox 11 isoform X3, with the protein MHSFLCVSVFMCQKNCCFLVYYFFKNLVFSINSIFFSFSLLSFTAMEDNQGQDSNNSPRNQGTERSEPVRSRWTPKPEQILILESIFNSGMVNPPKDETVRIRKLLEKFGSVGDANVFYWFQNRRSRSRRRQRQMQATLAEEQRNQQAQASGGAIQYDGGSTSSLGFANSSSFSAVSVSPPPFVVGSSTTSCGLVACGGEDGVANNLYSIPNQMGFQEMGHTSGISSILCPTETSNLNYQTVFINGVPTEVPRGPLDMKAMFGQDVVLVHSSGMPVPTNEFGFLMHSLQHGESYFLVNIVGS; encoded by the exons TTAGCATCAAcagcattttcttttctttttctttgctatCTTTCACAGCAATGGAAGATAATCAAGGTCAAGACTCGAATAATAGTCCAAGAAACCAAGGGACTGAGAGAAGTGAACCAGTTAGGTCAAGATGGACTCCAAAGCCAGAGCAAATCTTGATTCTTGAATCCATCTTTAATAGTGGAATGGTAAATCCACCTAAAGATGAAACTGTTAGAATAAGGAAACTTCTTGAGAAGTTTGGTTCTGTTGGAGATGCGAATGTTTTTTACTGGTTTCAAAACAGAAGGTCAAGATCTCGCCGCCGGCAACGCCAGATGCAGGCTACTCTTGCtgaagaacaaagaaatcaACAAGCTCAAGCTAGTGGTGGTGCAATTCAATATGATGGTGGCAGCACATCTTCTTTGGGTTTTgcaaattcttcttctttcagtGCTGTTTCTGTATCTCCTCCTCCTTTTGTTGTTGGTTCCTCTACCACTTCTTGTGGACTTGTTGCTTGTGGTGGCGAAGATGGTGTAGCGAATAATCTCTATTCAATCCCTAATCAAATGGGTTTTCAAGAAATGGGGCATACATCTGGTATATCTTCAATTTTATGCCCAACAGAAACTTCAAATTTGAATTACCAAACTG TTTTTATCAATGGAGTTCCAACAGAAGTTCCAAGAGGGCCATTGGACATGAAAGCAATGTTTGGTCAAGATGTAGTGTTGGTTCATTCCTCTGGAATGCCTGTACCCACTAATGAATTTGGATTTCTAATGCACAGCTTGCAGCACGGCGAAAGCTATTTCCTGGTAAACATCGTGGGAAGCTAA
- the LOC8282397 gene encoding WUSCHEL-related homeobox 11 isoform X1: MHSFLCVSVFMCQKNCCFLVYYFFKNLVFSINSIFFSFSLLSFTAMEDNQGQDSNNSPRNQGTERSEPVRSRWTPKPEQILILESIFNSGMVNPPKDETVRIRKLLEKFGSVGDANVFYWFQNRRSRSRRRQRQMQATLAEEQRNQQAQASGGAIQYDGGSTSSLGFANSSSFSAVSVSPPPFVVGSSTTSCGLVACGGEDGVANNLYSIPNQMGFQEMGHTSGISSILCPTETSNLNYQTGFITVFINGVPTEVPRGPLDMKAMFGQDVVLVHSSGMPVPTNEFGFLMHSLQHGESYFLVNIVGS, translated from the exons TTAGCATCAAcagcattttcttttctttttctttgctatCTTTCACAGCAATGGAAGATAATCAAGGTCAAGACTCGAATAATAGTCCAAGAAACCAAGGGACTGAGAGAAGTGAACCAGTTAGGTCAAGATGGACTCCAAAGCCAGAGCAAATCTTGATTCTTGAATCCATCTTTAATAGTGGAATGGTAAATCCACCTAAAGATGAAACTGTTAGAATAAGGAAACTTCTTGAGAAGTTTGGTTCTGTTGGAGATGCGAATGTTTTTTACTGGTTTCAAAACAGAAGGTCAAGATCTCGCCGCCGGCAACGCCAGATGCAGGCTACTCTTGCtgaagaacaaagaaatcaACAAGCTCAAGCTAGTGGTGGTGCAATTCAATATGATGGTGGCAGCACATCTTCTTTGGGTTTTgcaaattcttcttctttcagtGCTGTTTCTGTATCTCCTCCTCCTTTTGTTGTTGGTTCCTCTACCACTTCTTGTGGACTTGTTGCTTGTGGTGGCGAAGATGGTGTAGCGAATAATCTCTATTCAATCCCTAATCAAATGGGTTTTCAAGAAATGGGGCATACATCTGGTATATCTTCAATTTTATGCCCAACAGAAACTTCAAATTTGAATTACCAAACTG GATTCATTACAGTTTTTATCAATGGAGTTCCAACAGAAGTTCCAAGAGGGCCATTGGACATGAAAGCAATGTTTGGTCAAGATGTAGTGTTGGTTCATTCCTCTGGAATGCCTGTACCCACTAATGAATTTGGATTTCTAATGCACAGCTTGCAGCACGGCGAAAGCTATTTCCTGGTAAACATCGTGGGAAGCTAA